Within Paenibacillus sp. RUD330, the genomic segment CGCGGCGGGGAAGCGAGCCTATGGTCGAAGCGGATGCTGCCGAAGACCGAATCCTATCCGGAGCTGGCCCATGCGCTCGAAGACTGCGCCGCCGAAGGCTTTCCGGATCTCATGCTGGACGGCGAGGCATTCCTCCTCGATCCCGATACCGCCAAGCCCAGCTTTCAGATGATGCAGGGCCGGGACAAGCTGCGCGGTCGGGAACGGATCGAGCTTGCCTCGCGTCGCCAGCCGGTCGGCTATATGATTTTCGATCTGCTGCAGGAGGGGAGCGAGGATCTCCGGAGCTTGCCGTTCGAGGAGCGCAGCGCCCGGCTGAGAAAGCTGTGCTCCGGCTGGAAGCCTCCCTTTTTCCTTGCGGATACGTATGAGGACGGCGAGCCGCTCTGGCGGTGGGCGGAGGAGAACGGCTGGGAGGGCGTTGTCGCCAAGCGGCGCGGCAGCCGGTATTCGGAGGGCAAGGAACACGGCGACTGGTACAAGCGGAAGACGTTTTTTCACCGCGAAGTGGATATCGTGGCTGTGCTTTATAAGGAAGGGAAGCTGTCGAGCCTGGTCATGAGCCGGCAAGGGCGGTATATGGGGCGCATCTCTTCGGGCTTGAACGCAAGGGCCAAGCGGCAGCTTTCCTTGCAGAAGACGACGTTGGGGGGCCAGGGAGAATTTGGCGGCAGCCTGCCGGAAGGATTGAGGGGGACCGATATCCGCTGGCTGGCCAGCCCGATCGCGGCCGGCGTGAGCGGCAGGGAGCTGACGCAGTCGGGCCTGCTGCGGCATCCCAAGCTGGAATGGCTGGAGGGGATCGTGTTATGAGCCGAAGCATGCTGGAGGTCGAGGGCAACCGCATCGAGATCACCCATCCGGATAAAATGCTGTGGCCGGCGCCCGGCATCCGCAAAGCCGATTATTTGCAAAAGCTCGTCGAGCTTGCTCCGTATCTTATCCGCTACTGCAGCGGACGCCGGCTGACGGCCATACGATTTCCGAATGGCGTGGGCGGCAAGTCCTTCTACCAGAAGAACGCGCCTGAGCCGACGCCAGAATTCGTGGACATCGCCGAAGCCGGCGGAGTCCGCTACATCGATCTGAACTCTGTCTCGACGCTTCTCTGGCTCGGCAATCTTGGAGTGCTGGAGTTCCATCCCTCCTTCGACAAGATCGAGGACGGCATGCCGGGCGAGTGGGTGCTCGACATCGATCCGTCGGAGGAAACCCGTCCCCGCCTGATGGAGGCGGGGAGTCTGATCGGCGAGGCGCTGGACGGCATGGGCATCGCCGCCGTGCCCAAAACGTCGGGGGCGACGGGCATCCAGATCGTCACCCCGCTGGCCAAGCCGTATACGTTCGGGCAGCTTCGGAGCCTGGGAGCTTTTCTGGGGCATTATTTATCAGACAAATATCCGCGGCTGTTCACGGTGGAGCGGTCGATCCGGGCGCGCAGAGGAAGGATCTACATCGACTACGTCCAGCATGCGGCGGGCAAGAGCCTCTCGGCTCCCTACACGCCGAGAGGACGGGCGGAAGCGACCGTGAGCACGCCGCTTACTTGGGACGAGGTGCGCGGCGAAGCCGATCCGCAAGCGTTCACCCTGCATGCAATCGGGGAACGCCTACAGCGGATGGGCGATCTGCTCGCCGCGGCGGAGCCTCAGAATCTCGACGCGGTGCTGGAGTTCACGGCCAAGCGGGCCGAAGCTTGAATGTATTTGTACGCAGGTTCAAGAATTTCAATCCAGGGAGGGATTTGCAGTGGAAGACCAACGCAAAGGGAATGTGCATATTACGCCGGACGGAGACGGGGGATGGGTAACCCAGCGCGAAGGACGCGTGCTCAGCCGTCACGATACGAAGGCGGAAGCCGAGGAGCGCGGCCGGGAAGAGGCGCGCCAAGCGAAGACGGAGCTGAAAATCCATACCAAAAATGGCCGGATCAGCGAATCCCACAGCTACGGCAACGACCCCTTCCCGCCGAGAGGCTGACGGGCAGCGGGGCTTGCCGAGCGTTTATCGATAGATTTGAGGCAGGTTTTAATTTCCTTGAACATGAAATGGTTAACGCAAAAACCGGTCCGCGGGCCTGATGGCCAGCCGGAGCCGGTTTTTTGCGGTTGCGGTCAACGCTGCTTGAAGGATATGTTCCCTGACCCGGCCGATAGATGGACCGGGATTTCGCCGTTCCCGAACACGATCGTATCGATGTCGGCATCTCCTTTTCTCTCTCCGCCGCCCCAGTCGATGCGGAAGCTGCCGGAACCCGTGGAATAGCTGACGGCGGCGGAATCCGGTGCTTTTTTCGTCTGGATCGTGACGTTGCCGCTGCCGGAGCGGGCCTCGAGCGGATGCATGAGAGCGTCGAGCTGGACGCGGATGTTGCCGCTGCTGGTCTTCGCCTTGATCGCCCCTTCTACGTCCGTCAGGCCGATATTGCCGCTGCCGACGGTCGTCTCAAGCTCATTCATACGGCTTTGTTCGATCGACAGGTTGCCGGAGCTTGTTCTAATCTTGGCCTCGACCGCTTCGGCCTCGCTTACTTCCACGTTGCCGGAGCCGTTGTCAAGCTCCAGAACGGTGGCCTTCAGCCCTTCAAGGCTGATGTCGCCGCTTCCGGAATCCACGATGATGGAGTCGTATTGACGCTCCGGCAACGATATCTCCAGATTCACGTTGACGATGTTGAGGCCCATCGTGAAGCCGGTGCTGGCATCGCTCTTCAGGATGGCCGTATCGCCTTCCTTGAGAAGTTCGACACGGATTTTTTTCAGAGCTTTTCCGTTCGCCTTGCCGGTGGCGGCCGCTTCGATGACATCCGCCTTTCCTTTGACCAGGGTGATGTCCATGCTGCCGGATTCCACCTTGAGGCGGGCAATGCCGGCAGCGGGGATTTCCTTGCGGATATCGACCTCCTTCAAGCCGAAGCTGAGGTCGGAGCCGGCAAAGGTGAAGCCCCCTCCGACCAAGCCGGCCAGAAGCAGGATGAGCGCGAACACGACGAGCTTGCGCATCAGGATTTCCTCCCTTTCATGATTCGGGTATTCAATTGAAGATACTTCAGCGTCAGGCTCATGAAGCTGCGGGTCAGCTTGTAGGTGCCGGCGCCGGAGAGCAGTCCGAGCGAGAGCAGGACCATGGCGGCGGAGATCGCTTGCGGCCCGGTCAGCGCGTCGCCGAACCAGCCTTCATAGAGGACGGGGACGACGGAGACCACGAGAGAGGCCGATACCGCCCAGAACGCGAACAGAACTCCAAGCAGGCCGAAATAGGGGCCGAGGACGAAGACCAGATTGAAGAAGCCGATGCCGACGGCGGCAAATACGGCTCTGGAAACGGAGGGCAGGCTGCCGCCCTTGCTTTCCGCTTCGGCTACCCGGTATCCGAGCAGCAGCTCCTTGGCGACCAGCCTCGGATCTCCGAGCTCGGAGGCGGCTTCCTCCTCGAGGCGTCCGTGCTCGGCCGCCATCCGGAAATGCTCCTCGTAGTCGTACATCCACTCCTTGCGGGTGCGCTCCGGAACCGGAGACAGCAGATTCCACAATTGCTGAAGATATTGCTCTCTGTTCATCGCTCGACACCTTCCTTGATCAATTCATCCACCGCGATCGAGAATGACCGCCATTCGCTGATGAGAGACATGAGATGGGAATGTCCCTGCGGGGTCAGCTTGTAGTACTTGCGGGGAGGGCCCTCCGTCGACTCCTGGAGATAGGTCGTGAAGTAGCCTTCCTGCGTCAGGCGGTTGAGCAGCGGATAGACGCTTCCGACCGCGACCTCGAACTTCGCGGACATCGCGACGGCGAGCTCGTAGCCGTAGCGGTCCTCCCATGCCGTAAGCGCAAGCACGCATAGATCCAGCACGCCTTTCTTGAACTGTACATTCATATGCGCTGCTCCTAACTATAATAAGGTATTCGTTAATGTAGAATAGTTGGCTGTGAAGAATACCGTCCCGTTGGCTATACTATACCACTCACTATTCTGCTTTGCAATATAGCTTTGGAAATATTGGCAAATGCCTAGAGGGAGGGGGGCGAGCTCGTGAACGCAAATTGCGAGGCTGCCGCTGCTCTTGGATGCCTTTAGGATAGATGCCTTTGCACATCGGAAGCTGTCTCGACGACTCGCGGCAGCCGGTTCAGACAAGGCGGGCCGGCCGAAGGGCACTTCCTTTGGCAGATCGAAAAGCTCGGCCCCGTCTTCGCTGCGGACGTGGATGAAGCGGATCGGAGTGCCGTCGATCCCGGCCGTGAATGGGGAGAGGCGGTTCAACCGGGCTTCCTGCGCTTTCTGAGGAATATGAAGCTAGAACGGAGCAATGGCTTTGCCAGCTTGCGAAGCGGATGCTGGATTCATGGACATGGCCTCCCGATAGGTTGGTTCGGCTGCTGAATCCATCCCAACCCCATCGCCCTGACAGCCTTATGTCAGGGTGATGGGGAGGAGAAAATGATCGTTGGAGAAGATGGCTCCATCCTAAAAATGGATTTCTTTATATTCAAAACCTTGAAAAAGCAAACCTCACACCTTGAGGATGCCTCATTGTTGAAAACGATTTCTTAGCGGATAATTCGACTATAAACTTTGCAAGGGGGACACAACAGGTGGAAAACCAAGTAAAGAAAAACCACGCAATCAAAAAAACGGTCAGCGTCCTGACCATCGGCGCGCTTGCAGTCGGCCTCGCAGCCTGCGGCAGCAGCAACGACAATAACGGGGGCAATTCCGGAGGCGCGAATACGGCGGCCAACACGGGGTCGAGCACGAATACCGGAGGCGCATCGACGGATTCCGGCAAGAAAGTCACGATCACATTCCAGAACATTTATCCGGACGCGACTTCCCCGGCCAACAAGCTGCTGAAGGAGCTCGTCGCCCAATACGAATCCGAGCATCCGAACATCAAGATCGAGCTGGATTCGCTCAATACCGACCAGCAGAAGCTGAAGCTGAAAACGCAGGCCGGCAACAAAGAGATTCCGGACATCACGATCGTGAACCCGGCCGCTCAGATGAAGCCCTACGTGGACGCCAAGCTCCTCGCTCCGCTCAACGACATGCTGGATCAGAACGGCCTGAAGGACACCTTCCAAAAAGGCCTGCTCGATTACTACAGCTTCGACGGCAACACGTACGCGCTTCCTGACGGCAACAACATCGAAGTCGTCTACTACAACAAAGACCTGTTCACTCAAGCCGGCATCAGCGACGTTCCGAAAACGTTCGACGAGCTGATCGCCGACGTGAAGGCGCTCAAGGCCAAAGGCATCACGCCGATCGCCATCGGCGAGAAGGACACCTGGACCGGCTCGTTCCTGTTCATGAACATCCTGCTCCGCACGAACGGCGGTCCTGGCTTCCTGCAGGACGTCATGGACGGCAAGAAGGACTTCAACGATCCGGCGTTCACGGAAGCGGTCGACGCCTTCCAGGAGCTGGTTCAAGCCGGCGCGTTCCCTGAAGGCGCGACGTCCATCGACGCCAATGCGGGCGGCAACATCTTCAAAACCGGCAAAGCGGCCATGTTCATCATCGGCTCGTGGGAAACGGGCAACATCGACGCTTCCTCGGTAGCAGGTAAAGTCGGAGCCTTCACGTTCCCGACCGTAAAAGGCAAAGGCGACCTGAACCAGTTCATGCTGGCTCCTGGATCCGGCTTCGCGATCTCGGCGAACAGCAAGCATCTGCAAGAAACGAAGGATTTCCTGAACTTCTTCATGACGGAGTTCCCGAAAAAGAAATTCGAGCTTAAAGACGCTGTCGGCGTAGGCCAAGTGGTCGAAGGCGACTTCAAGGCGGCAGGCTACTCGGATCTGGCCATCAACATCCTGGATCTGTTCAAGAACGTCAGCGGCGGAGACCTCGCCTTCGACAACACGATGAACCCAGCGGTCGCGCAAGCGCATCTGAGCAGTATCCAGAACCTGTTCGTGCAGAAGGTTGATTCCAAGCAAGTGGCGAAAGAACACCAGGACGCATTCGTTGCCAACAAGTAAGCGATAGCAAGGCGCATGCCGGCGCCAGAAGCCGGATTGAGATTGGCGGCAAGGGCGGACTCCGGCATGGAGCCGCCCTTGCCCCGCTCCATGCGATAGAGAACGGAGGAGTTGAAGAACCATGAATGTGCTCAAGGTCCCCAAGCTTACGATTGCCGTGTTCGTTCTGCCTTGCTTGCTGCTGTATGTCAGCATGGTGTTCGTGCCGATCCTGTTTTCCGTCTACAACAGCACGTTCCAGTGGGACGGCCTTTCCTCGGTGAAGGAATTCGTCGGACTGGAAAACTACCGAAACATCCTGCTTAACGATCCTTACTTCTGGCCTGCCGTCCGGCGCACGCTCATGTACGCCGTCTTCTCCATGGTGGAGATTCCGGTCTGCCTGCTCTTCGCAATTCTGATCAACCGCTACGTCCGCAAGGGCAATACGCTCGTATCCATCTACTTCATGCCGGTCATCCTCTCGGTCGTCATCATCGGCCAGCTGTGGAAGACGATCTACAATCCGCTCGACATGGGCGGCATGATCAACGGCGTGCTGCATTTCCTCGGCATGGACTCGTCCATGAAGGCATGGCTGAGCTCGCCCAAGTTCGCGATGTACTGCCTTTATATCGTTTCGCTCTGGCAATACTTCGGCTACCATCTGCTCATCCAGTTCACCGGGGTGCAGAATATTCCGGCCGATATTTACGAGGCTGCCCGGATCGACGGCGCCGAAGGCTTCAAGGCCGACCGCTACATCACGCTTCCGCTGATCGTGCCGGTGTTCAAGATTTCCATCGTGCTGGCCTTCATCGGATCGCTTCAGGCCTTCGATCTCATCATGGTCATGACGGGCGGAGGTCCGGCCCATGCGACGGACGTCATCTCGACGCTCATGTACAACAACACGTTCATGTCCAACAAATACGGCTACGGCAGCGCGCTGGCCATCGTTCTGGTCATCATCTGCCTGGTGTTCACGGTGTTCATCAACACGATTTTCAAACGCGTAGAGAATAAGGTAAGCTAAGGGAGGAAAAACATCCATGTCCGCAATCAAGAAATGGATCGTCTATCTTCTCCTGGCGATCCTTGTCGTAACCCAGCTGTACCCGCTGCTCTGGCTCGTCCTGTACTCGTTCAAGACCAATGAAGAGATTCTGGGCGGGAGCTTTTTCGCCCTTCCTCAGAATCCCCGCTTCGCGAACTATACGGAAGCGTTCGAGGCAGGCAATTATCTTCGCTATCTCGCGAACAGCGTCATCGTCACGGTCGTCACGATGGTATGCGTCATCGTGCTGGCCAGCATGGTCGCTTACGCCATTTCCCGGTTCCGCTGGAAGCTGGCGCCTGTCGCGCTCATCATCTTCATGCTGGGCCTGATGATTCCGATGCAGGC encodes:
- a CDS encoding DUF1700 domain-containing protein, with product MNREQYLQQLWNLLSPVPERTRKEWMYDYEEHFRMAAEHGRLEEEAASELGDPRLVAKELLLGYRVAEAESKGGSLPSVSRAVFAAVGIGFFNLVFVLGPYFGLLGVLFAFWAVSASLVVSVVPVLYEGWFGDALTGPQAISAAMVLLSLGLLSGAGTYKLTRSFMSLTLKYLQLNTRIMKGRKS
- a CDS encoding PadR family transcriptional regulator; this translates as MNVQFKKGVLDLCVLALTAWEDRYGYELAVAMSAKFEVAVGSVYPLLNRLTQEGYFTTYLQESTEGPPRKYYKLTPQGHSHLMSLISEWRSFSIAVDELIKEGVER
- a CDS encoding DUF2188 domain-containing protein; protein product: MEDQRKGNVHITPDGDGGWVTQREGRVLSRHDTKAEAEERGREEARQAKTELKIHTKNGRISESHSYGNDPFPPRG
- a CDS encoding DUF4097 family beta strand repeat-containing protein — protein: MRKLVVFALILLLAGLVGGGFTFAGSDLSFGLKEVDIRKEIPAAGIARLKVESGSMDITLVKGKADVIEAAATGKANGKALKKIRVELLKEGDTAILKSDASTGFTMGLNIVNVNLEISLPERQYDSIIVDSGSGDISLEGLKATVLELDNGSGNVEVSEAEAVEAKIRTSSGNLSIEQSRMNELETTVGSGNIGLTDVEGAIKAKTSSGNIRVQLDALMHPLEARSGSGNVTIQTKKAPDSAAVSYSTGSGSFRIDWGGGERKGDADIDTIVFGNGEIPVHLSAGSGNISFKQR
- a CDS encoding sugar ABC transporter permease; translation: MNVLKVPKLTIAVFVLPCLLLYVSMVFVPILFSVYNSTFQWDGLSSVKEFVGLENYRNILLNDPYFWPAVRRTLMYAVFSMVEIPVCLLFAILINRYVRKGNTLVSIYFMPVILSVVIIGQLWKTIYNPLDMGGMINGVLHFLGMDSSMKAWLSSPKFAMYCLYIVSLWQYFGYHLLIQFTGVQNIPADIYEAARIDGAEGFKADRYITLPLIVPVFKISIVLAFIGSLQAFDLIMVMTGGGPAHATDVISTLMYNNTFMSNKYGYGSALAIVLVIICLVFTVFINTIFKRVENKVS
- a CDS encoding extracellular solute-binding protein, with the translated sequence MENQVKKNHAIKKTVSVLTIGALAVGLAACGSSNDNNGGNSGGANTAANTGSSTNTGGASTDSGKKVTITFQNIYPDATSPANKLLKELVAQYESEHPNIKIELDSLNTDQQKLKLKTQAGNKEIPDITIVNPAAQMKPYVDAKLLAPLNDMLDQNGLKDTFQKGLLDYYSFDGNTYALPDGNNIEVVYYNKDLFTQAGISDVPKTFDELIADVKALKAKGITPIAIGEKDTWTGSFLFMNILLRTNGGPGFLQDVMDGKKDFNDPAFTEAVDAFQELVQAGAFPEGATSIDANAGGNIFKTGKAAMFIIGSWETGNIDASSVAGKVGAFTFPTVKGKGDLNQFMLAPGSGFAISANSKHLQETKDFLNFFMTEFPKKKFELKDAVGVGQVVEGDFKAAGYSDLAINILDLFKNVSGGDLAFDNTMNPAVAQAHLSSIQNLFVQKVDSKQVAKEHQDAFVANK
- the ligD gene encoding non-homologous end-joining DNA ligase: MSRSMLEVEGNRIEITHPDKMLWPAPGIRKADYLQKLVELAPYLIRYCSGRRLTAIRFPNGVGGKSFYQKNAPEPTPEFVDIAEAGGVRYIDLNSVSTLLWLGNLGVLEFHPSFDKIEDGMPGEWVLDIDPSEETRPRLMEAGSLIGEALDGMGIAAVPKTSGATGIQIVTPLAKPYTFGQLRSLGAFLGHYLSDKYPRLFTVERSIRARRGRIYIDYVQHAAGKSLSAPYTPRGRAEATVSTPLTWDEVRGEADPQAFTLHAIGERLQRMGDLLAAAEPQNLDAVLEFTAKRAEA